A genomic region of Chlorobaculum parvum NCIB 8327 contains the following coding sequences:
- a CDS encoding HAD family hydrolase, whose product MIEAILWDNDGLLVDSETVFFEMTRRFFADAGLTIDEEFWGIEYLGNARHSGELARELGLAEELVRPLLDRRNAAFVERLQQPVPLMPKVRETIEALSGTVRLAVVTGSDRDKVMLMHAAHGLLDHFEVIVTSDEVKNPKPHPEPYFKAMELLGVEPERCLAVEDSRRGLDSAVAAGLRCIAVPNALTRVQRFDSAHAVEADVSGVLKHVNAGKCPAGGGW is encoded by the coding sequence ATGATCGAAGCGATTCTCTGGGATAATGACGGGCTTTTGGTTGACAGTGAGACGGTGTTCTTCGAAATGACGCGGCGCTTTTTCGCTGATGCCGGATTGACGATCGATGAGGAGTTCTGGGGCATCGAGTATCTCGGTAACGCCCGGCACAGCGGCGAGCTGGCTCGTGAACTTGGCCTTGCTGAAGAGCTGGTGCGTCCACTGCTTGACCGGCGCAACGCGGCGTTTGTCGAGCGCTTGCAGCAGCCCGTGCCGTTGATGCCGAAGGTGCGCGAAACCATCGAAGCACTCTCCGGCACGGTTCGGCTGGCGGTCGTGACTGGCAGTGACCGCGACAAGGTGATGCTGATGCACGCGGCGCATGGCCTGCTCGACCATTTCGAGGTGATTGTGACCAGTGACGAGGTCAAAAACCCAAAACCTCATCCGGAACCGTATTTCAAAGCGATGGAGCTGCTCGGCGTTGAGCCGGAGCGCTGCCTGGCGGTCGAGGATTCGCGTCGCGGGCTCGATTCAGCGGTGGCTGCCGGGCTGCGTTGCATCGCGGTGCCCAACGCGCTGACCCGCGTGCAGCGGTTCGATAGCGCACATGCGGTCGAGGCTGATGTATCCGGCGTGCTGAAGCATGTCAACGCCGGAAAGTGCCCGGCCGGGGGAGGTTGGTAA
- a CDS encoding ATP-binding protein, translating to MPENLHEPLLPNLQLDELLASAPCNVPKPVFILDREGKLLCPDGLFRDNLPTDRRKFLPGDHESKKIIDLETRKAMAEEVVRTAQPKRFDSVQDGVAYSYTLYPLESFDGGIGNLLLTVSERSTQQAPQSDESNSLAAATELYDAIPASIIIIDARMRLVGWNRFSRDTINGLSDNEMLGINPLRRVHPDDLPEIKRKVHNILQFDTEESGEYRMFHKNGPPYKWAMIRGKRTIIDNEPCIVAVVTEITELKKAEQQQKKLQEQLLQLQKMELVGQLAGGIAHDFNNALAAIIGNTELVLKKLDPAHPTVSNIRDIHTLATRSADLTRQLLAFARKQVAMPQVFNLTEAISESLHLHQRLLDDNIQLEWHLCEEPIQVKFDPTQLEQILSNLLINARDAIEGSGRITVKCGGVRFDPDDGKTGTPGLSPGHYAKLSVTDNGSGIEATVLPHIYEPFFTTKEVGKGTGLGLSTVYGIVRQNNGHIECNSEPGKGTTFEIWLPRHQEPQETDVPADKPQTELETKATIMVVEDEPYILKLVQDILESNDFTVLTAIDAHECLGAAETHEYRIDLLVTDVVLPTMNGIELSQELQKKNPALKCLFMSAHAPENVNGQKKLRDGVDFIQKPFGIDDFLRAIDRVLSSKVEKI from the coding sequence ATGCCTGAAAACCTGCATGAACCGCTCTTGCCGAACCTGCAACTCGACGAGCTGCTCGCTTCGGCTCCATGCAACGTTCCGAAACCGGTGTTCATTCTGGATCGGGAAGGCAAGCTTCTGTGCCCTGACGGCTTATTCAGAGACAACCTCCCAACCGACCGCCGAAAGTTCTTGCCCGGCGATCACGAGTCGAAAAAGATCATCGACCTTGAGACCCGAAAGGCAATGGCCGAAGAGGTGGTGCGCACCGCTCAACCGAAACGATTCGACAGCGTTCAGGACGGCGTCGCCTACAGTTACACGCTCTATCCGCTCGAATCGTTCGACGGCGGCATCGGCAACCTCCTCCTGACCGTCAGTGAACGCAGCACCCAACAGGCACCTCAATCAGACGAATCGAACAGCCTTGCAGCCGCAACGGAACTGTATGACGCCATACCGGCATCGATCATCATCATCGATGCACGGATGCGACTGGTCGGCTGGAACCGCTTTTCACGCGACACCATAAACGGCTTGAGCGACAACGAGATGCTGGGCATCAATCCCCTCAGACGCGTACATCCCGACGATTTACCTGAAATCAAACGGAAAGTACATAACATCCTCCAGTTCGACACCGAGGAAAGCGGCGAGTACAGGATGTTCCACAAAAACGGTCCCCCTTATAAATGGGCCATGATCCGCGGCAAACGGACCATCATCGACAATGAGCCTTGTATCGTGGCTGTTGTGACCGAAATCACCGAACTGAAAAAAGCAGAACAGCAACAGAAAAAGCTGCAAGAGCAGTTACTCCAGCTCCAGAAAATGGAACTCGTCGGCCAGCTTGCCGGAGGTATCGCGCATGATTTCAACAACGCCCTTGCAGCCATCATCGGCAACACGGAGCTGGTGCTCAAAAAGCTCGACCCAGCCCACCCCACCGTATCGAACATCAGGGATATTCACACGCTCGCGACTCGCTCTGCAGACCTCACCCGCCAGTTGCTCGCCTTCGCGCGCAAGCAGGTAGCGATGCCCCAGGTGTTCAACCTGACCGAGGCGATTTCGGAGAGCCTGCACCTGCACCAACGCCTCCTCGACGACAACATCCAGCTCGAATGGCATCTGTGCGAAGAGCCGATCCAGGTAAAGTTCGACCCAACGCAGCTTGAACAGATTCTCTCCAACCTGCTCATCAACGCACGTGACGCCATCGAGGGAAGTGGACGCATCACGGTCAAATGCGGAGGCGTACGGTTCGATCCGGACGATGGCAAAACCGGCACGCCCGGGCTCTCACCAGGGCACTATGCAAAACTGTCGGTCACCGATAACGGCAGCGGCATCGAAGCTACAGTCTTGCCCCACATCTACGAACCATTCTTCACCACCAAAGAGGTGGGCAAAGGTACCGGACTTGGCCTTTCAACCGTCTATGGCATTGTGAGGCAGAACAATGGCCATATCGAATGCAACTCAGAACCCGGCAAAGGCACGACTTTTGAGATCTGGCTCCCCCGGCATCAGGAACCGCAGGAAACGGACGTACCTGCGGATAAACCGCAGACTGAACTGGAGACTAAAGCGACGATCATGGTGGTCGAGGACGAACCCTACATCCTCAAACTGGTGCAGGATATTCTCGAAAGTAACGACTTTACGGTCTTGACGGCAATTGATGCACACGAGTGTTTAGGCGCAGCCGAAACCCATGAGTACCGGATCGATCTGCTCGTAACCGACGTGGTACTGCCAACGATGAACGGCATCGAGCTGAGCCAGGAGCTCCAGAAGAAAAATCCGGCCTTGAAGTGCCTGTTCATGTCAGCTCATGCACCGGAGAACGTCAACGGTCAGAAAAAACTCAGGGATGGAGTGGATTTTATCCAGAAGCCGTTCGGCATCGACGACTTCCTCCGCGCGATCGACCGTGTGCTGAGCAGTAAAGTTGAAAAGATCTGA
- a CDS encoding MFS transporter, with translation MQDSSHASIRDVFSLPVIVAALGYFVDIYDLVLFSIVRVPSLKAFGLQGQELIDYGVYLLNMQMIGMLVGGVLWGWLGDVKGRLKIMFGSILIYSLANIANGFAGSLEAYAVLRFIAGVGLAGELGAGITLVSEILHTKIRGYGTMLVASIGVTGAILANAVATHYDWRTAFFIGGALGLVLLVARFKVSESGMFQKIESKAAVSKGNLLALFTSRERFFRYLNSILIGVPIWFVVGVLITFSPEFATALGIKGTISAGNAVMFCYLGLVFGDLSSGLLSQVLQSRKKAVLVFLVLNIISIAVYFMQRGATPTAFYWVSFALGFSGGYWAIFVTVAAEQFGTNLRATVATTVPNLVRGMVVPITMLFQFTRGQFGLEGGAIIVGVICMVAAFVSLAALEETFHKDLDYFEEFM, from the coding sequence ATGCAGGACTCATCTCACGCGAGCATTCGCGACGTTTTCAGTCTTCCGGTTATTGTGGCCGCTCTCGGTTATTTCGTGGATATTTATGACCTCGTGCTGTTCAGCATCGTGCGCGTGCCGAGCCTCAAAGCGTTCGGTTTGCAAGGGCAGGAGTTGATCGATTACGGCGTCTATCTGCTCAACATGCAGATGATCGGAATGCTGGTTGGCGGTGTGCTGTGGGGTTGGCTGGGTGACGTGAAGGGGCGCCTGAAGATCATGTTCGGTTCGATCCTGATCTACTCGCTGGCCAATATCGCCAACGGTTTTGCTGGATCGCTGGAGGCCTATGCCGTGCTGCGCTTCATCGCGGGAGTGGGTCTTGCCGGAGAACTGGGGGCAGGTATCACGCTGGTTTCGGAGATTCTGCACACGAAAATCCGCGGCTACGGCACGATGCTGGTGGCCTCGATCGGCGTGACTGGCGCGATTCTGGCCAATGCGGTGGCGACCCACTACGACTGGCGTACAGCTTTCTTTATCGGCGGTGCGCTTGGACTGGTGCTGCTGGTGGCTCGGTTCAAGGTTTCCGAGTCGGGCATGTTCCAGAAGATCGAGTCCAAAGCGGCAGTCAGCAAAGGCAATCTGCTGGCGCTCTTCACCAGCCGCGAGCGCTTTTTCCGCTACCTGAACTCGATCCTCATCGGCGTGCCGATCTGGTTCGTGGTGGGCGTGCTCATCACCTTTTCGCCCGAATTCGCCACGGCGCTCGGCATCAAGGGTACGATCTCTGCAGGTAACGCTGTGATGTTCTGCTACCTCGGCCTGGTGTTCGGCGACCTGTCGAGTGGCCTGTTGAGCCAGGTACTGCAGAGCCGCAAAAAGGCGGTGCTGGTGTTCCTTGTGCTGAACATCATCTCCATTGCGGTCTATTTCATGCAGCGTGGAGCGACGCCGACCGCTTTCTACTGGGTTTCGTTCGCGCTCGGATTTTCGGGCGGATACTGGGCCATTTTTGTGACGGTGGCCGCCGAACAGTTCGGTACCAATCTGCGAGCAACGGTAGCCACTACCGTGCCGAACCTCGTGCGCGGCATGGTGGTGCCGATCACGATGCTTTTCCAGTTCACTCGCGGCCAGTTCGGTCTCGAAGGCGGCGCGATTATCGTGGGGGTAATCTGCATGGTCGCGGCGTTTGTTTCACTCGCCGCGCTGGAGGAGACCTTCCACAAAGACCTCGATTATTTCGAGGAGTTTATGTGA
- a CDS encoding 3'-5' exonuclease, giving the protein MYKFITDNVVVFDVEWVPDPASGRRIYKIPDTASDDEVLDVMWREGGATPDDPRPYLKTVMCRVVSIAALVRKMVRDEVTLKLISLPGLDVSEQAEGEIIRQFLEAVGKQRAQIVGFNSSNADLPILYQRALANRVSAPTFCHRPDKPWEGVDYFNRYSDFSIDLKDLVGGYGKAMPSLHELASSLGIPGKMGTDGADVIDLWRSGDIRKIVEYNQFDAISTYLVWLRTAYFSGMLTEDEFVQEEHTLETLLLQEIESGSEHLALFLDAWKTLR; this is encoded by the coding sequence ATGTACAAGTTCATCACAGATAACGTAGTTGTTTTCGATGTCGAGTGGGTTCCGGATCCGGCGTCAGGCAGGCGTATTTACAAGATCCCGGATACAGCCTCTGATGATGAAGTCCTTGACGTCATGTGGCGAGAGGGTGGTGCAACACCGGATGACCCTCGCCCATATCTGAAAACGGTGATGTGCAGGGTCGTCTCCATTGCTGCGCTTGTTCGAAAAATGGTGCGAGACGAAGTAACTCTTAAGCTCATATCTCTACCCGGCCTGGATGTTAGCGAGCAAGCGGAAGGGGAAATTATCCGACAGTTTTTGGAAGCCGTCGGGAAACAAAGAGCACAGATCGTAGGGTTCAATTCGTCAAATGCCGATCTGCCTATTCTGTACCAAAGAGCCCTTGCGAACAGGGTAAGTGCACCGACTTTTTGTCATCGCCCTGACAAGCCTTGGGAAGGTGTGGATTACTTTAACAGATATAGCGATTTTAGCATCGATTTGAAGGATCTGGTTGGTGGCTACGGAAAAGCGATGCCATCGCTCCACGAATTAGCATCTTCACTTGGAATTCCAGGCAAAATGGGAACCGATGGTGCTGACGTAATCGATTTATGGCGATCAGGCGATATTAGGAAAATTGTCGAGTACAATCAGTTCGATGCGATCTCGACCTACCTTGTATGGCTGAGAACCGCCTATTTTTCCGGAATGCTGACGGAAGATGAATTCGTGCAGGAAGAGCATACGTTAGAAACTCTTCTGCTTCAGGAGATTGAGAGCGGTTCGGAGCATCTGGCCCTTTTTCTCGATGCGTGGAAAACATTACGCTAG
- a CDS encoding DUF1003 domain-containing protein yields the protein MSTTDTHAHTCQICGEKRPSQLRRAIVVRPVVSKIIREKTGSWDENGWICLNDLQQFQHLYVESLLEEEKGELTELERDVIEGLRKHEILSENPDIEFDKNLTLGQRMADGIAEFGGSWKFIIIFGVFIAAWMAVNVVAILAKPFDPYPFILLNLVLSTLAAIQAPVIMMSQNRQEERDRQRAIYDYKVNLKAELEIRQLHQKVDHLLSKQWERLVEIQEIQMELINELRSRK from the coding sequence ATGAGCACGACCGATACGCACGCGCACACCTGCCAGATTTGCGGAGAAAAGAGACCCTCGCAGCTCCGGCGGGCCATCGTCGTCAGGCCTGTCGTCTCGAAAATCATCCGGGAAAAAACCGGAAGCTGGGATGAAAACGGCTGGATCTGCCTGAACGACCTGCAACAGTTCCAGCACCTCTACGTCGAATCGCTGCTGGAGGAGGAGAAGGGCGAGCTGACGGAGCTTGAGCGGGATGTGATCGAAGGGCTGCGCAAGCACGAAATTTTGTCGGAAAACCCGGACATCGAGTTCGACAAAAATCTCACTCTCGGCCAACGCATGGCGGACGGCATCGCTGAGTTTGGCGGAAGCTGGAAATTCATCATCATCTTCGGCGTCTTCATCGCCGCATGGATGGCCGTCAACGTCGTGGCAATTCTGGCCAAACCGTTCGACCCCTACCCCTTCATTCTGCTCAACCTCGTGCTTTCGACCCTCGCCGCCATACAGGCTCCGGTCATCATGATGAGTCAGAACCGACAGGAGGAACGCGACCGACAACGCGCCATTTACGACTACAAAGTCAACCTGAAAGCCGAACTCGAAATCCGGCAGCTCCACCAGAAAGTCGACCACCTGCTCTCAAAGCAATGGGAGCGGCTGGTGGAAATCCAGGAGATTCAGATGGAGCTGATCAATGAGCTGCGAAGCCGGAAGTAG
- the uvrA gene encoding excinuclease ABC subunit UvrA — protein MDFSHISIRGARVHNLRNISLDIPRNKLVVITGISGSGKSSLAFDTIYAEGQRRFMETLSPYARQFIGNIERPDVDFIEGLSPVISIDQKSTSRSPRSTVGTVTEIHDFVRLLYAKAGRRYDPVTGQMLQKQSEESICEAILDMPEGTKLQILSPLVTGRKGHYRELFDRLIKKGFLRARIDGEYVELTAGMQIERYKSHNIELVVDRLVAGPGIGERLTQAVKLAISMSEHKSSVICDTDDGERYFSTQYAYADGTVPVDVLAPNQFSFNSPYGACPECNGLGEIMQLSAELMAPDMTRSLDDGAIEPFGKPGKRNVWQVIRAIAKEFEFSLSTPVSKIPSEAFDILLYGSGSRTFDVGYSYAGKEHLYPQTFQGAVPYVEEVRLNANTPKLREWAESFMIRQTCPVCGGARLKQESLHVKVDGLNIAEVEALPLPEALEFFRLLPPKLTAKEKLVAAPVLHEITKRIDFLLNVGLGYLALDRNSQTLSGGEAQRIRLASQLGSQLSGVLYVLDEPSIGLHQRDNHKLIDSLHRLRDLGNTVLVVEHDKDTMLQADQIIDLGPGAGEHGGLVVAQGTAATLGPDSVTAGYLNGTLSVSFPPSAPSEEDGKNEQRYLKLKNCRGNNLKNVDAEFPLGSLISVTGVSGSGKSTLVNETLYPLLARHFYRSKILTLPCDGISGIELIDKVVNVDQSPIGRTPRSNPATYTGAFTFIRDFFTRLPEAQIRGYKAGRFSFNVKGGRCEVCQGAGTRKIEMNFLPDVYVQCEHCKGERYNRETLQVKYKGKSIADVLEMPIEEAAEFFADFPRIRRILDTMQSVGLGYLKLGQPSPLLSGGEAQRIKLSAELAKIQTGKTLYILDEPTTGLHFQDIQHLLAVLRKLVEKGNTVIVIEHNLDIVRNSDWIIDLGPEGGNGGGQIVATGTPEEIARRTDTHTGHYLKLDAGDLLTGTD, from the coding sequence ATGGATTTCAGCCACATCAGCATACGAGGCGCACGGGTTCACAATCTCAGGAACATCTCACTCGACATTCCCCGCAACAAGCTGGTCGTCATTACCGGCATTTCGGGGTCAGGCAAGTCGAGCCTGGCGTTCGATACGATCTATGCCGAGGGGCAGCGGCGTTTCATGGAGACGCTCTCGCCCTACGCACGGCAGTTCATCGGCAACATCGAGCGGCCCGATGTCGATTTCATCGAGGGGCTGTCGCCGGTGATCTCGATCGACCAGAAGAGCACCAGCCGTTCGCCGCGTTCGACGGTGGGCACCGTGACGGAAATCCACGATTTCGTGCGGCTGCTGTACGCGAAGGCCGGACGGCGCTACGACCCGGTGACAGGCCAGATGCTCCAGAAGCAGAGCGAGGAGAGCATCTGCGAGGCGATTCTCGATATGCCGGAGGGGACAAAACTCCAGATTCTCTCACCGCTGGTGACGGGGCGAAAAGGCCACTACCGCGAGCTGTTCGACCGGCTCATCAAGAAAGGATTTCTGCGGGCTCGGATCGACGGCGAGTACGTGGAGCTGACTGCCGGAATGCAGATCGAACGGTACAAAAGCCACAACATCGAGCTGGTGGTCGACCGGCTGGTTGCGGGACCGGGCATCGGCGAGCGGCTCACTCAAGCGGTCAAACTGGCGATTTCGATGTCGGAGCACAAGTCGTCGGTGATCTGCGATACGGACGATGGCGAACGCTACTTCAGCACGCAGTACGCCTACGCGGACGGCACCGTGCCGGTAGATGTGCTCGCACCGAACCAGTTCAGCTTCAATTCGCCCTACGGCGCCTGCCCGGAGTGCAACGGCCTCGGCGAAATCATGCAGCTCTCGGCGGAGCTGATGGCGCCCGACATGACACGCTCGCTCGATGACGGCGCAATCGAGCCGTTCGGCAAGCCTGGCAAACGCAACGTCTGGCAGGTGATCCGCGCCATCGCCAAAGAGTTCGAGTTCAGCCTCTCCACGCCGGTGTCGAAAATTCCATCCGAAGCGTTCGACATCCTGCTCTACGGCTCTGGCAGCCGGACGTTCGACGTCGGCTACAGCTACGCGGGCAAGGAGCATCTCTATCCGCAAACCTTCCAGGGCGCGGTGCCCTACGTCGAGGAGGTGCGGCTGAACGCCAATACTCCGAAGCTGCGGGAGTGGGCCGAAAGCTTCATGATCCGCCAGACCTGCCCGGTGTGCGGCGGCGCGCGCCTGAAGCAGGAGAGCCTGCACGTGAAGGTCGATGGCCTGAACATCGCCGAGGTCGAAGCGCTGCCGCTCCCCGAAGCACTGGAGTTCTTCCGCCTGCTGCCGCCGAAGCTCACCGCCAAGGAGAAGCTCGTCGCCGCACCGGTTTTGCACGAAATCACCAAGCGCATCGACTTTCTGCTCAACGTCGGCCTCGGCTACCTCGCGCTCGACCGTAACTCGCAGACCCTCTCCGGCGGCGAAGCGCAGCGCATCCGACTCGCCTCGCAGCTCGGCTCGCAGCTCTCCGGCGTGCTCTACGTGCTCGACGAACCGAGCATCGGCCTGCACCAGCGCGACAACCACAAGCTCATCGACTCGCTGCACCGCCTGCGCGACCTCGGCAATACGGTGCTGGTGGTCGAGCACGACAAGGACACGATGCTTCAAGCCGACCAGATCATCGACCTCGGCCCCGGCGCGGGCGAGCACGGCGGGCTCGTGGTGGCGCAAGGCACGGCGGCGACGCTCGGCCCGGACTCCGTAACGGCGGGCTACCTCAACGGTACGCTGTCGGTCTCGTTCCCGCCATCGGCACCATCTGAAGAGGACGGCAAAAACGAACAACGTTACCTCAAGCTGAAAAACTGCCGGGGCAACAATCTGAAAAATGTCGATGCTGAATTCCCGCTCGGTTCGCTCATCAGCGTCACCGGCGTGAGCGGCTCCGGCAAATCGACGCTCGTCAACGAAACACTCTACCCGCTGCTGGCGCGCCACTTTTACCGCTCGAAAATCCTCACGCTGCCGTGCGACGGCATCAGCGGCATCGAGCTGATCGACAAGGTAGTCAACGTCGATCAGTCGCCGATTGGCCGCACGCCGCGCTCCAACCCGGCCACCTACACCGGCGCGTTCACCTTCATCCGCGACTTCTTCACCCGCCTGCCCGAAGCGCAGATTCGCGGCTACAAGGCGGGCCGATTCAGCTTCAACGTCAAGGGCGGACGGTGCGAAGTGTGCCAGGGCGCGGGCACCCGCAAGATCGAGATGAACTTCCTGCCGGACGTCTATGTGCAGTGCGAACACTGCAAGGGCGAACGCTACAACCGCGAAACCTTGCAGGTCAAGTACAAGGGCAAGTCCATCGCCGACGTGCTCGAAATGCCCATCGAGGAGGCCGCTGAATTCTTTGCCGACTTCCCCCGCATCCGCCGGATTCTCGATACGATGCAAAGCGTCGGTCTCGGCTACCTCAAGCTCGGCCAGCCTTCGCCACTGCTCTCCGGCGGCGAAGCGCAGCGCATCAAGCTCTCGGCGGAACTGGCCAAAATCCAGACCGGCAAAACGCTTTACATCCTCGACGAACCCACCACCGGCCTGCACTTCCAGGACATCCAGCACCTGCTCGCCGTGCTGCGCAAGCTGGTCGAAAAGGGCAACACGGTGATCGTCATCGAGCACAACCTCGACATCGTGCGCAACAGCGACTGGATCATCGACCTCGGCCCCGAAGGCGGCAACGGCGGCGGCCAGATCGTCGCCACCGGCACACCGGAAGAGATCGCGCGGCGCACCGACACGCACACCGGCCACTACCTCAAGCTCGACGCGGGCGACCTTCTGACGGGTACCGACTAA
- a CDS encoding YgaP family membrane protein, with protein MKKNMGQKDRTVRAILGVVMLVYAVVFQNLVGLIGLIPLVTAIVGYCPLYEVLEVTSNKYAD; from the coding sequence ATGAAGAAAAATATGGGGCAAAAAGATCGTACCGTTCGTGCAATCCTTGGCGTGGTCATGTTGGTCTATGCCGTTGTATTTCAGAATCTTGTCGGGCTCATCGGATTGATCCCTCTTGTAACGGCTATCGTCGGTTACTGCCCTCTTTATGAGGTGCTCGAAGTAACCTCCAACAAATACGCCGACTGA